In Panicum virgatum strain AP13 chromosome 4N, P.virgatum_v5, whole genome shotgun sequence, a single window of DNA contains:
- the LOC120670647 gene encoding UMP-CMP kinase 1-like isoform X1, whose translation MADAIKQNEVGSFPPGKKITVVFVIGGPGSGKGTQCSKIVKHFGFTHLSAGDLLREEAKYDTEQGMMIKNTMHEGKLVPSELIVKLLLKAMLQSGNDKFLVDGFPRNEENRQAYDSIISIEPEFVLFIDCPKEEMERRILNRNQGRDDDNIDTARRRFEVFRESTMPVVQYYEKRGKLRRVDGAKSVDEVFEDVKAIFVQLNTQANQGGNVSSAQSNPFKRFLDLFCGCFGTQEATN comes from the exons ATGGCAGATGCGATCAAG CAGAATGAAGTTGGATCATTTCCTCCTGGGAAGAAGATAACTGTTGTGTTTGTCATAG GTGGCCCTGGCAGTGGCAAGGGTACTCAGTGTTCCAAGATCGTCAAACACTTTGGCTTCACCCATCTCAGCGCTGGCGATCTTCTGCGTGAGGAAGCTAAATATGACACTGAACAGGG CATGATGATAAAGAATACGATGCATGAAGGAAAGCTCGTGCCATCAGAGCTAATCGTCAAGCTACTGTTGAAGGCCATGCTTCAAAGTGGAAATGATAAGTTCCTTGTTGATGGATTTCCTCGAAATGAAGAGAACCGTCAAGCGTATGACAGCATC ATTAGCATTGAACCTGAGTTTGTACTGTTCATCGACTGCCCAAAGGAAGAGATGGAGCGTCGCATTCTAAACCGAAATCAG GGGAGAGATGATGACAACATTGACACCGCAAGGAGGCGCTTTGAAGTTTTCCGGGAGTCGACTATGCCTGTTGTTCAGTATTATGAGAAAAGGGGGAAACTTAGAAGG GTTGATGGTGCTAAATCCGTTGATGAGGTTTTTGAAGATGTGAAGGCCATATTTGTGCAGCTGAACACCCAG GCAAACCAAGGTGGCAATGTGAGCAGTGCACAGAGCAATCCATTCAAGCGGTTCCTTGACCTATTCTGTG GATGCTTTGGGACGCAGGAGGCAACAAACTGA
- the LOC120670647 gene encoding UMP-CMP kinase 1-like isoform X2, which translates to MADAIKNEVGSFPPGKKITVVFVIGGPGSGKGTQCSKIVKHFGFTHLSAGDLLREEAKYDTEQGMMIKNTMHEGKLVPSELIVKLLLKAMLQSGNDKFLVDGFPRNEENRQAYDSIISIEPEFVLFIDCPKEEMERRILNRNQGRDDDNIDTARRRFEVFRESTMPVVQYYEKRGKLRRVDGAKSVDEVFEDVKAIFVQLNTQANQGGNVSSAQSNPFKRFLDLFCGCFGTQEATN; encoded by the exons ATGGCAGATGCGATCAAG AATGAAGTTGGATCATTTCCTCCTGGGAAGAAGATAACTGTTGTGTTTGTCATAG GTGGCCCTGGCAGTGGCAAGGGTACTCAGTGTTCCAAGATCGTCAAACACTTTGGCTTCACCCATCTCAGCGCTGGCGATCTTCTGCGTGAGGAAGCTAAATATGACACTGAACAGGG CATGATGATAAAGAATACGATGCATGAAGGAAAGCTCGTGCCATCAGAGCTAATCGTCAAGCTACTGTTGAAGGCCATGCTTCAAAGTGGAAATGATAAGTTCCTTGTTGATGGATTTCCTCGAAATGAAGAGAACCGTCAAGCGTATGACAGCATC ATTAGCATTGAACCTGAGTTTGTACTGTTCATCGACTGCCCAAAGGAAGAGATGGAGCGTCGCATTCTAAACCGAAATCAG GGGAGAGATGATGACAACATTGACACCGCAAGGAGGCGCTTTGAAGTTTTCCGGGAGTCGACTATGCCTGTTGTTCAGTATTATGAGAAAAGGGGGAAACTTAGAAGG GTTGATGGTGCTAAATCCGTTGATGAGGTTTTTGAAGATGTGAAGGCCATATTTGTGCAGCTGAACACCCAG GCAAACCAAGGTGGCAATGTGAGCAGTGCACAGAGCAATCCATTCAAGCGGTTCCTTGACCTATTCTGTG GATGCTTTGGGACGCAGGAGGCAACAAACTGA